One stretch of Diabrotica undecimpunctata isolate CICGRU chromosome 5, icDiaUnde3, whole genome shotgun sequence DNA includes these proteins:
- the LOC140442352 gene encoding uncharacterized protein, translating into MNITPCEGDDHSIMALWFLRLEAQFRQAKITIDNFKFDYTVASLNSEVLIEVADIVKNPTAGNAYIQLKARLLDRYGTSSDEKIHKLMELTLGGLKPTQLLHRMQALAMDSISTQVLKNFWLDRLPSSVRSVISILDGDLEELAKKADTYFRCSSFPWLLPKGRGCIE; encoded by the coding sequence ATGAATATTACACCGTGCGAAGGCGATGATCACTCAATAATGGCACTATGGTTTCTCCGGCTGGAAGCGCAGTTTCGACAAGCCAAAATCACAATTGACAACTTTAAATTCGACTATACTGTTGCTAGTTTAAACAGTGAAGTACTTATAGAAGTAGCAGACATAGTAAAGAATCCCACTGCTGGCAATGCCTATATACAACTAAAAGCTAGACTTCTCGACAGGTATGGCACCAGCTCAGATGAAAAGATCCACAAGTTGATGGAACTCACTCTGGGTGGCCTAAAACCCACTCAACTACTCCATCGAATGCAAGCTTTAGCCATGGATAGTATTAGTACGCAAGTTCTCAAAAATTTTTGGTTGGACCGCCTACCATCTTCAGTTCGAAGCGTTATATCTATTCTTGATGGAGACCTAGAAGAACTTGCTAAGAAAGCCGATACGTACTTCCGGTGTTCCAGTTTTCCATGGTTGTTACCGAAAGGTCGTGGCTGCATTGAGTGA